A stretch of the Candidatus Kapaibacterium sp. genome encodes the following:
- a CDS encoding endonuclease, whose amino-acid sequence MRFLLFITIFWAYVSVAFASQLQIQVVDEIDLGTIVSGVEYEISVGVTNTSVMDAKITSIKAFATMDTVSPIYRSINSAANSTSYILYKFTPTHNIDYEIYLYNLVEHWDNAYPVATRVIAKVTHANQGVYDFTNNLWGSDLLASLSSYLKNHTSFTYKKARELLWTSFDNDNGTVECIYTGKTVQVVGEPDFAELDKSGFNTEHSWPRSYGSDYEPPLSDMNHIFPSSKTANDRRANFPYNYVTGQISWQDGGSKLGIDAIGKTAFEPRNEVKGNIARALLYFALRYDNPFKFLDAQEAVLREWVILDPPDEKEMRRNDSIASYQLKRNPFIDHPSFLERIYSISSDPNFELIAEPNQIGTNFTININTIDEKLFMSLWVHNQGNGDVEVESVRLNYPDYLIPFIDQMISSDKTILAKSNKRAAFELFKPEYLESNSTITATVTLSDDSFFTWDIELIDGLTSVENYYESESFNFEIFPNPSSSSLTIKTDIELELVKEISIHDVNGKLIDKSLYQIEITDNRNIFLDTKKLKSFGNVFIIRFVGSKFNVSKKFIIIE is encoded by the coding sequence ATGCGTTTTTTACTTTTCATTACGATTTTTTGGGCTTACGTCAGTGTAGCCTTTGCTTCGCAACTACAGATTCAAGTAGTTGATGAAATTGATTTAGGTACGATAGTATCAGGAGTCGAATATGAAATTTCTGTCGGAGTAACTAATACTTCGGTAATGGATGCAAAAATCACTTCAATTAAAGCATTTGCAACTATGGATACTGTTTCACCGATTTACCGTTCAATCAACTCTGCCGCCAATTCCACATCCTATATATTATACAAATTCACGCCAACCCATAACATTGATTACGAAATTTATCTCTACAACCTTGTCGAACATTGGGATAATGCCTATCCTGTGGCTACAAGAGTAATTGCCAAAGTAACGCACGCAAACCAAGGTGTATATGATTTCACGAATAATCTTTGGGGAAGTGATTTGCTTGCCTCATTATCCTCATACTTAAAGAATCATACCAGCTTTACATACAAAAAAGCTCGTGAATTGCTTTGGACATCATTCGATAATGATAATGGAACAGTTGAGTGTATTTATACCGGAAAGACAGTTCAGGTGGTGGGTGAACCTGATTTTGCGGAATTGGACAAAAGTGGTTTCAATACTGAACATTCTTGGCCCCGCTCATATGGCTCCGATTACGAACCACCTTTGAGCGATATGAATCATATTTTTCCAAGTTCTAAGACTGCTAACGACAGAAGAGCAAATTTCCCCTATAATTATGTAACCGGGCAAATAAGTTGGCAAGACGGTGGCTCGAAACTTGGTATTGACGCTATAGGCAAAACAGCTTTCGAACCACGCAATGAAGTTAAAGGAAACATCGCCAGAGCATTGCTATATTTTGCTCTTCGTTATGATAACCCATTCAAATTTTTAGATGCTCAAGAAGCAGTTCTGAGAGAATGGGTGATCCTTGACCCACCTGACGAAAAGGAAATGAGACGAAATGATTCGATAGCTTCTTATCAACTAAAACGCAACCCATTTATTGACCATCCATCATTCTTAGAGCGAATTTATTCAATAAGTTCCGACCCGAACTTTGAATTGATTGCGGAACCAAATCAAATTGGTACAAACTTTACCATTAATATTAACACAATTGATGAAAAATTGTTTATGAGCTTGTGGGTTCATAACCAAGGCAACGGCGACGTTGAAGTAGAATCTGTCAGACTTAATTACCCGGATTACTTGATACCGTTTATCGATCAAATGATATCTTCTGATAAGACTATCTTGGCTAAAAGTAATAAAAGAGCAGCATTTGAACTGTTTAAGCCTGAATATTTAGAAAGCAACTCGACAATAACAGCTACGGTTACACTAAGTGATGATTCGTTTTTTACGTGGGATATTGAATTGATTGATGGGCTGACAAGTGTTGAAAATTATTATGAGTCGGAATCTTTCAATTTTGAAATTTTTCCCAATCCTTCATCGAGCAGTTTAACAATCAAAACTGACATCGAATTGGAATTAGTCAAAGAGATTTCGATTCATGATGTGAATGGCAAATTGATTGATAAAAGCCTGTATCAAATTGAAATTACAGACAATCGAAACATTTTTCTTGATACAAAAAAACTAAAATCATTTGGAAACGTTTTTATTATAAGATTTGTAGGTAGCAAATTTAATGTTTCTAAGAAATTTATTATAATTGAATAG
- a CDS encoding tetratricopeptide repeat protein, with translation MSFYDFDDEFDDDFENMEEQLHFYLNNLRSSRKNSEHIPPFDALESLVEYCISTDQLKEALEFCDLWIELIPNSSDAYNKKAFILSNLDMNDDALKYVEKALSYNPFDPDANLNKAMILEQSGDPKSALKQIESILMLDPSNEDALFQKAMVLQSLGIFNDSIQILDYLKDSEYYGAEVMQEIAYCYNCLNDFDKSVLYFNKAIDESPYDEHLWYNLGVIYNSKRMYHQAIESYEMALVINEDFFSAWYNKANSYASIGRLADAIECFKEALRVVPDDVDTMHNLASVYGDNNQYISAIEHFSKALELDPENFESYFGRGICYDAIEKFDSAMEDYDKVLDAFPNYAEVLYAKADLLFNMGKIEQSVKYYQDSFESDSTNTEALLDCASAYYELNDFDRAFDLTSLYIQVEPEAVDGYYLKAKILAIRGLLKDSQKELALAFKLDKLKLYQYLSEFPEIVENFEKFNSQILKQVFNTK, from the coding sequence ATGAGCTTTTACGATTTTGACGATGAATTTGATGATGACTTCGAGAATATGGAGGAGCAACTTCATTTTTACTTGAATAATCTTCGTTCTTCACGCAAAAATAGTGAACATATACCTCCGTTCGATGCTCTGGAATCGCTTGTAGAGTATTGTATCTCTACAGACCAACTGAAAGAAGCACTCGAATTTTGTGACCTATGGATAGAGCTTATTCCAAATTCTTCCGATGCTTATAATAAAAAAGCTTTTATCTTATCAAACTTGGATATGAATGACGACGCTCTCAAATACGTTGAGAAAGCATTGTCCTACAACCCATTCGACCCCGATGCCAATTTGAATAAAGCCATGATTTTAGAGCAATCCGGCGACCCCAAATCAGCTCTCAAGCAAATCGAAAGCATACTCATGCTGGACCCCTCCAACGAAGATGCACTATTCCAAAAAGCGATGGTATTGCAATCTCTCGGTATCTTCAACGACAGTATCCAAATCTTAGACTATCTCAAAGATTCCGAGTATTATGGTGCCGAAGTCATGCAAGAAATTGCGTATTGCTATAATTGCTTGAACGATTTTGATAAATCGGTGCTATATTTCAACAAAGCGATTGACGAATCTCCTTATGATGAACATCTATGGTATAACTTAGGTGTGATTTATAACAGCAAAAGGATGTACCATCAAGCAATCGAATCATATGAAATGGCATTAGTAATCAATGAAGATTTCTTCTCTGCATGGTACAACAAAGCAAATTCATACGCATCTATTGGCAGACTTGCTGATGCAATTGAATGTTTTAAAGAAGCATTAAGAGTCGTACCCGACGATGTTGATACAATGCACAATTTGGCAAGTGTTTACGGAGATAACAACCAATATATTAGTGCTATAGAACATTTTAGCAAAGCATTGGAATTAGACCCTGAAAATTTCGAGTCATATTTTGGACGTGGAATATGTTACGATGCTATCGAAAAATTTGATTCCGCTATGGAAGATTATGATAAAGTGCTTGATGCATTCCCAAATTATGCCGAAGTTTTGTACGCAAAAGCAGATTTGTTGTTCAATATGGGCAAAATCGAACAATCTGTGAAGTATTACCAAGATTCATTCGAATCCGATTCTACAAACACAGAAGCATTGTTGGATTGCGCCTCAGCCTATTACGAACTTAATGATTTCGATAGAGCATTCGATTTGACTTCTTTATATATACAAGTAGAGCCCGAAGCAGTTGACGGCTATTACTTGAAAGCCAAAATACTTGCTATTCGTGGCTTATTGAAAGATTCGCAAAAAGAATTGGCATTAGCATTCAAGCTTGACAAACTCAAATTATACCAATACCTCTCAGAATTCCCCGAAATCGTTGAAAACTTCGAAAAATTCAACTCTCAAATACTCAAACAAGTCTTTAATACTAAGTAG
- a CDS encoding 4Fe-4S dicluster domain-containing protein, translated as MVDKNRRNFFKTSALLGTVALGASSTAKAAPENILSDDRKGVLVDITHCIGCRSCEWACQTAHDLPADNIHDYHDREVFKEFRRPSNDSYTVVNEFENPNNELLPINVKYQCMHCDRPACVSACIVGAFTKKEDGSVVWNTDMCIGCRYCMVACPFQIPTFDYHKAIQPDIHKCDFCYNRTQEGKLPACVEICPVEALVYGPRTELIRVARHRIRRTPKKYLEHIYGEDEVGGTSWVYLSGVDFQTLKFPKHGTRTAPGVSESIQHGLFAYFVPPIALYAWLGGIMWVSKRKNAKLEIEEKI; from the coding sequence ATGGTAGATAAAAACAGAAGAAACTTCTTCAAAACGAGTGCACTATTAGGAACCGTTGCACTTGGTGCAAGTTCGACAGCAAAGGCAGCTCCTGAGAACATTCTTTCTGATGACAGAAAAGGCGTCTTAGTGGACATAACGCATTGCATTGGTTGCAGAAGTTGTGAATGGGCTTGCCAAACAGCTCATGATTTACCAGCTGATAATATTCATGATTACCATGACAGAGAGGTTTTCAAAGAGTTCAGAAGACCCAGCAATGACTCATATACAGTTGTAAATGAGTTCGAGAATCCAAATAATGAATTGCTTCCCATTAATGTGAAATATCAATGTATGCACTGTGACCGTCCGGCATGTGTTTCAGCTTGTATAGTTGGTGCTTTCACTAAAAAAGAGGACGGAAGTGTAGTTTGGAACACTGACATGTGCATTGGTTGCCGTTATTGTATGGTAGCGTGTCCCTTCCAAATTCCTACATTTGACTATCACAAGGCTATTCAGCCTGATATTCACAAGTGTGATTTTTGCTACAACCGCACCCAAGAAGGTAAACTCCCTGCATGTGTTGAAATTTGCCCGGTCGAAGCCTTGGTTTATGGACCAAGAACAGAATTAATTCGAGTGGCAAGACACAGAATCAGAAGAACTCCTAAAAAATATCTCGAACATATTTACGGCGAAGATGAAGTCGGCGGAACATCATGGGTTTACTTATCCGGTGTTGACTTCCAGACTTTAAAATTCCCCAAACATGGCACTCGCACTGCCCCGGGTGTATCGGAATCAATCCAACACGGATTATTTGCATACTTTGTCCCGCCTATTGCTCTATATGCGTGGTTAGGTGGAATAATGTGGGTTAGTAAACGTAAGAATGCAAAACTAGAAATCGAGGAGAAGATATAA
- the hybB gene encoding Ni/Fe-hydrogenase cytochrome b subunit: MEHEVPQQVKHKFFTPGVMVLVIIALNGIVFIAGRFLYGLGAVTNLDQQYPWGIWIGVDVAAGVALAAGGFISAAIGHILHKDAYHSIVRPALLTAMLGYTFVAFGVFIDIGRWYYIWHPLIMWNPNSALFEVGICVIIYLNVLYIEFLPIVAERFIGKLNMKGFFRFLNKPLDKLLRFLDSGLSKTMFVFIIAGVVLSSLHQSSLGTLMIIAGDKMHPLWQTPILPLLFLISAVAVGLPMVIFESLMAARSFKLKPEFPLLSRLGNYVGPILGVYLSFKIGDMVIRESFVHLVPMDLPAIMFLIEMIVGVVIPMIIFLTPLTSKSVSWLFWASSMVIFGVLLNRINNFIIAYNAPYAVEAYIPSYGEISVTLGAASLLILLYRFFVINFPVISLPAPSGVHNSNK; the protein is encoded by the coding sequence ATGGAACACGAAGTACCACAACAAGTTAAACATAAATTTTTCACTCCCGGAGTGATGGTATTAGTCATTATAGCCTTGAACGGGATAGTATTTATTGCAGGAAGATTCCTGTATGGGCTTGGAGCTGTAACAAATTTAGACCAACAATACCCTTGGGGAATTTGGATTGGCGTTGACGTTGCTGCAGGTGTAGCATTAGCGGCTGGTGGCTTTATTTCTGCTGCCATCGGACATATTCTGCACAAAGACGCATATCATTCAATTGTAAGACCAGCGTTGCTGACAGCGATGTTAGGCTATACTTTTGTAGCATTTGGTGTATTCATTGATATTGGACGCTGGTACTACATATGGCATCCATTAATAATGTGGAATCCAAATTCTGCATTATTCGAAGTTGGTATTTGCGTTATAATTTATTTGAATGTACTTTATATTGAATTCCTTCCTATTGTAGCTGAAAGATTTATCGGAAAGTTAAATATGAAAGGTTTCTTCAGATTTTTGAATAAACCTTTGGACAAATTACTACGTTTCTTAGATAGTGGGCTTTCAAAGACAATGTTTGTGTTCATTATTGCCGGTGTTGTATTATCATCATTACACCAATCATCATTGGGAACATTGATGATAATTGCAGGAGATAAAATGCACCCACTTTGGCAAACACCGATTTTGCCATTGCTATTCTTGATTTCAGCAGTTGCAGTTGGTTTGCCTATGGTAATTTTCGAATCACTGATGGCGGCTCGCTCTTTCAAACTTAAACCCGAATTCCCCCTACTCTCGCGATTAGGAAATTATGTGGGACCAATTCTCGGTGTGTATTTATCATTCAAAATTGGCGATATGGTGATAAGAGAATCTTTCGTTCATTTAGTACCTATGGATTTACCTGCGATAATGTTCTTAATTGAAATGATTGTCGGAGTTGTCATTCCAATGATTATATTTTTAACTCCACTTACATCAAAATCGGTTAGTTGGCTTTTCTGGGCTTCGTCAATGGTAATATTCGGAGTATTGCTCAATAGGATTAATAATTTCATAATTGCCTATAATGCCCCATACGCTGTCGAAGCATATATACCATCATACGGTGAGATTTCAGTTACTCTTGGTGCGGCTTCGCTTTTAATACTACTTTACAGATTTTTTGTCATTAATTTTCCTGTAATAAGTTTGCCGGCACCAAGCGGTGTTCACAACAGTAATAAATAA
- a CDS encoding archaeosortase/exosortase family protein: MKKYLPLFKFFGIFLGVIAAYYVLITVFPDSIDFYINATAQLSAWFLSIFGIKAVAQGASIITDELIIALAFGCEGSEPIVLYIAAVAAFPALLKAKLIGGLIGVLVLYFLNLIRIMLLYYIGLSETLDFDLFHVIIFPVIFIIIALIVFVGWLKWQNKFQAKVS; this comes from the coding sequence ATGAAAAAATATTTGCCTTTATTCAAGTTTTTTGGAATATTTCTGGGCGTGATTGCCGCCTATTACGTGCTGATAACAGTTTTCCCCGATTCAATTGATTTCTACATCAACGCTACAGCCCAACTATCAGCATGGTTTTTATCTATTTTCGGTATCAAAGCCGTCGCCCAAGGTGCAAGCATTATCACCGACGAACTCATCATAGCCCTTGCTTTTGGTTGCGAAGGAAGCGAGCCGATAGTGCTCTACATCGCCGCAGTGGCTGCGTTTCCGGCATTGCTCAAAGCAAAATTAATCGGCGGACTAATCGGCGTGCTGGTGCTATATTTTCTAAACCTCATTAGAATTATGCTGCTTTATTATATTGGATTGAGCGAAACCTTAGATTTTGACCTATTTCACGTCATAATTTTTCCGGTAATATTTATAATCATTGCATTAATCGTTTTTGTAGGATGGCTTAAATGGCAAAACAAGTTCCAAGCAAAAGTATCGTAA
- a CDS encoding T9SS type A sorting domain-containing protein: protein MISKHDTHSKIQVFLLVLIFLTAYEGLFSQKEAYNWDFGGKWVITFDTPDGEPKILRESISSATEGCSSVSDSSGRFLFSTGGVTAYSYTGIPDSIKKSNSFYEPFCTLFDNDGFARAGQTGLIVKQPGNNNNYFIFASMCKFENYNYFTTRYSIVDIDGNNGVGEMIITDRDLFKNSGEKLIGIKHGNGKDVWIISHELNSRTFLAALLTEDGLDPNIVKSTTGAFHPLFGPFPNALSQAFSGLMTSNIEGDLISLLVAHTNSLDILSFDKLTGQIKSLHSFNIGDLFVDLNGKQMNLYGIGFSPDSKKLYVSTIDVFNKLMQFDISILDSSRILASAYVVYENNHSINENIADGAIQLAPNGKIYLRNITSIFGNPPSLIQSLFVINKPNLSGVDCSFMAYDKFIFERIKFHLGLPNFVQGLIDFWVKIIPDSVCEGDDLVLRVDVQPDITTNKYTWLAPDGSQYSSKTLTIRNAKLSDAGLYKVTVDINSTIRSDSVMITILPKPIAKIIGDSVLCEGATLQLRAQPGANYKYKWSTGSTSDRITINKIGQYILTVENENGCIAHDTINVKLGDKLLFSILAPDYICLGDTIVLKTSLTGEGYKYDWSTGEKTPEIVITRGGEYSVTVVSDAGCTGTETITIEEFDKPEINFEKYLYELCEGESVTLRPLEINSENNYKWNDGLNSSERIISESGDYFLVATSPNGCTDTAFAKVTVYALPQAEIIASSLSACLGEEITLSANNFNPAYNYLWSTGETSESITVSSSGKYKLKITNNICTDSTEIDVTIYPDLALELVSSPLSICNEEPVVISSKLKYDAYFWSTGETTETITVTQAGLYSLRVENEAGCTDSATIDIRQNNISLIPDKNSIDFGEICLGTKVTETLKLTVQTDSDLSISEIYFQNNYFAIENINSFIRIYKNGEVIELSINYTPQNIADFSDILIIKSDSPCEFTLEIPLLASSKMDFVFSLPVMKVQSGASIAIPLYAKLACPDWQSITTDYEVTIAFDAEYFYPDSVRFGEIVSNTRLGADRIITIKAPEAEFTPQNKIINYIYGRALVGRSEATELKINSITFSEPRYYSETINGELTVEGCVNDLSGVQMFKPTALTVAPNPARDEITLSISTQEQGNFRIEIYDIHGRIVHKGDFKRAANTLEIIEFNVNTKSIGNGTYTIQLITPWNKVSEQVMIMK, encoded by the coding sequence ATGATTTCCAAGCATGATACTCATTCCAAAATACAAGTTTTCTTACTTGTGTTGATTTTTCTAACTGCTTACGAAGGGTTATTCTCACAAAAAGAAGCATATAATTGGGATTTTGGAGGAAAATGGGTAATCACATTCGATACTCCTGATGGTGAACCAAAAATACTCAGAGAAAGTATAAGTAGCGCGACTGAGGGATGCTCATCAGTATCTGATTCAAGCGGAAGATTTCTATTTTCTACGGGTGGCGTGACAGCATACTCATATACCGGTATACCGGATTCTATTAAAAAAAGCAATAGTTTTTACGAACCATTTTGTACTTTGTTTGATAACGATGGTTTTGCAAGAGCAGGTCAAACAGGATTGATTGTTAAACAACCGGGCAATAATAATAATTATTTTATTTTTGCTTCAATGTGTAAATTTGAAAATTATAATTATTTTACAACGAGATACAGTATAGTTGACATTGACGGAAATAATGGGGTAGGCGAAATGATTATAACAGATAGAGATTTATTCAAAAATTCTGGTGAAAAATTAATCGGAATTAAGCATGGAAATGGGAAAGATGTGTGGATTATATCACATGAATTAAATTCTCGTACTTTTCTTGCTGCCTTATTAACCGAAGATGGTCTTGACCCAAACATTGTAAAAAGCACAACGGGAGCATTTCATCCTCTTTTTGGTCCTTTTCCCAATGCTTTAAGTCAAGCATTTTCAGGATTAATGACTTCAAATATTGAAGGAGATTTAATTTCGCTATTAGTTGCACATACTAATAGTCTTGATATCTTGAGTTTCGATAAACTGACAGGACAGATTAAGTCTTTACATAGTTTTAACATTGGTGATTTATTTGTTGACTTGAATGGTAAGCAAATGAACTTATATGGAATTGGGTTTTCACCTGATTCAAAGAAGTTATATGTCTCAACGATTGATGTTTTTAATAAATTAATGCAATTTGATATTAGCATATTAGATTCAAGCAGGATTTTAGCGTCAGCTTATGTAGTTTATGAAAATAATCATTCTATAAATGAAAATATAGCAGATGGAGCTATACAATTAGCTCCTAATGGTAAAATATATTTAAGAAATATTACTTCAATATTTGGAAATCCCCCAAGTTTAATTCAATCACTTTTCGTTATAAATAAACCGAATTTGTCAGGTGTAGATTGTAGTTTTATGGCTTATGATAAATTTATCTTTGAAAGAATCAAATTTCATCTCGGTCTTCCCAACTTTGTGCAGGGATTAATTGATTTTTGGGTCAAAATAATTCCGGATTCTGTTTGCGAAGGCGATGATTTAGTCCTCCGTGTTGACGTCCAACCGGACATAACGACCAACAAATATACATGGCTCGCTCCCGATGGTTCTCAATATTCAAGTAAAACACTCACAATTCGCAATGCTAAACTCTCCGATGCTGGGCTGTACAAAGTCACCGTTGATATAAACAGTACAATTCGCTCCGATTCAGTGATGATTACAATTTTACCTAAACCAATAGCAAAAATTATCGGCGATTCGGTACTTTGCGAAGGTGCTACATTGCAACTACGAGCCCAACCAGGTGCTAATTATAAATATAAATGGTCAACCGGTTCGACTTCTGACCGAATTACAATTAATAAAATTGGTCAATATATCTTAACTGTTGAAAATGAAAACGGTTGCATCGCTCACGACACAATAAATGTTAAATTAGGCGATAAATTGCTTTTCTCCATCCTCGCACCCGATTATATTTGTTTGGGTGATACAATTGTTTTGAAAACGAGTTTGACAGGCGAAGGCTATAAATATGATTGGTCAACGGGCGAAAAAACTCCGGAAATTGTGATTACTCGCGGTGGTGAGTATTCCGTCACAGTCGTATCTGATGCGGGTTGTACAGGCACAGAAACAATTACAATCGAAGAATTCGACAAACCCGAAATTAATTTCGAGAAATATTTGTACGAACTTTGCGAAGGGGAGAGCGTCACGCTGCGCCCACTCGAGATTAATTCCGAAAATAATTACAAATGGAACGACGGCTTAAACTCCTCCGAACGCATTATTAGCGAATCCGGTGATTATTTTCTCGTAGCTACTTCGCCCAACGGCTGCACAGACACAGCCTTTGCCAAAGTCACAGTTTACGCTCTGCCACAAGCTGAAATTATTGCATCGTCACTCTCTGCCTGCTTAGGCGAGGAAATCACATTGTCAGCCAATAATTTCAATCCCGCTTATAATTATTTATGGTCAACCGGTGAAACAAGCGAATCAATCACGGTTTCGAGTTCCGGAAAATATAAATTAAAAATCACGAATAATATTTGCACAGACAGCACAGAAATTGACGTGACAATTTATCCCGATTTGGCACTCGAATTAGTCTCATCGCCGCTCTCAATCTGTAATGAGGAACCGGTTGTAATTTCCTCAAAATTGAAATATGATGCATATTTCTGGTCAACAGGCGAAACTACGGAAACAATCACAGTCACTCAAGCCGGACTTTATTCACTACGAGTTGAAAATGAGGCAGGATGCACAGATTCAGCAACTATTGATATTCGACAAAATAATATTTCATTAATTCCGGACAAAAATTCTATTGATTTCGGCGAAATATGCCTTGGTACAAAAGTCACCGAAACATTAAAATTAACTGTTCAAACAGATTCCGATTTATCAATCAGTGAAATATATTTCCAAAATAATTATTTCGCAATCGAAAATATTAATTCATTTATCCGAATATATAAAAACGGTGAAGTAATAGAATTATCAATCAATTACACTCCTCAAAATATTGCCGACTTTTCCGATATTTTAATTATTAAATCCGATTCTCCTTGCGAATTCACGCTCGAAATTCCGCTCTTGGCAAGCAGCAAAATGGATTTCGTGTTTTCTTTGCCTGTGATGAAAGTCCAATCCGGTGCTTCAATTGCGATTCCACTTTATGCCAAACTCGCATGTCCCGATTGGCAGAGCATCACTACAGATTATGAAGTTACCATTGCTTTCGATGCCGAATATTTCTACCCCGACAGCGTCCGATTCGGGGAAATAGTGAGCAATACTCGTCTCGGAGCAGATAGAATAATCACAATCAAAGCTCCCGAAGCTGAATTTACACCACAAAATAAAATAATTAATTATATTTACGGAAGAGCCCTCGTTGGTCGCAGCGAAGCCACAGAGTTGAAAATTAATTCCATAACATTTTCCGAACCGAGATATTATTCCGAAACAATTAATGGCGAGCTCACTGTCGAAGGTTGCGTCAATGATTTAAGTGGCGTCCAGATGTTTAAGCCAACTGCCTTGACCGTCGCCCCCAATCCAGCTCGTGACGAAATCACACTGAGCATCTCCACTCAAGAGCAGGGCAATTTCCGCATTGAAATTTACGACATTCACGGCAGAATCGTCCACAAAGGTGACTTCAAACGTGCCGCTAACACATTGGAAATAATAGAGTTCAATGTTAACACAAAATCCATCGGAAACGGCACATACACGATTCAACTCATCACCCCTTGGAACAAAGTTTCCGAACAAGTGATGATAATGAAGTAA